One segment of Coffea arabica cultivar ET-39 chromosome 7c, Coffea Arabica ET-39 HiFi, whole genome shotgun sequence DNA contains the following:
- the LOC140010244 gene encoding putative late blight resistance protein homolog R1A-3, with amino-acid sequence MRHELKLLRSLIRFAIMRGVECTQLADLLTHAAVVVECAIFECCFDSDEEQVPSQTDYEIYDLMDENIDPLGPQVRETCMHVLIASKKQSRTSYGLALEQNEHRVLVELIDSLLDYLTGLLGYCASFQVLEKDQMLKLHQGVKYLSILLEQEKKLGDEIKDLIGVVVHDAGTLIFSLSVNEIKEGFSKETDLVLFHLYKVLKYMMAELAHNYPLTSPHSLFNYPRSNELGCMDFFLKNLKELARCDEANESIVFLQDRIQRIEKDLEFLRPVLVNIKEQRYQNGKLQAFWSHVMEAANKAELLIDSTLVSDKCEDSLDAVARDINLLKIEALEIQNGQIQRVNKTSIHIPSQLIATIHNEDLVGLDDKVKSIIDRLRSGSKQLDFVPIVGMPGIGKTTLANKVYVADSVTSHFHVCGWCYVSQMYSMRSLLVQLLCSISSESPEKYHKKDEDDLAKELKQVLLRNRYLLVLDDLWDIEAWNLLVKSLSNDANGSRILFTSRFQNLSSKFKPNTEPYYLRQLMDEESWTLLQKKLFDKGGCPSTFSEVGSQIAKTCRGLPLTIVLVAGILATTAQDSWEEVAKNLSSTVLDIEYCMKTLELSYNHLPDYLKPCLLYFGAFREDEVINVRRLLWLWISEGFVQQTEEKSLEEAAYNYLMALINRSLVMVTDQRTMSGAKACQLHDLVHEFCVEKAKEESFLHIIQSWEDPFSLAEPSSHHRVCVQSSWELKTWELVIIFPNLRCLLLFGYDAFGCEEKPSRILLPKLLRVLDLGDWGSGESFPMEVLLLVHLRYLALCGITSIPSAIANLSRLETLIIKHPESNIVLPNTIWNIRTLSYLRTIYWKRGFIFAVGNLEVAPDLDHLDTLNLAIDPLSQNLQKLLKKLPSICRLKCMRDDESTDDESRDDESRETTRNCDEILVFDCLSQLESLHLIGFQGYGFKFALNLKKLTLSKNGQPWSEISTIGKLPNLEVLKLHDSSFIGEEWVMKEGEFPNLRVLELLWLDIGSWTASSDNFFRLEKLAVHQCRKLEEVPSCLGECETLEMIEVKWCRESVADSVKQIQLEQMDMGNKDLKTVIEDCYEDTPILSKEWV; translated from the coding sequence ATGAGACACGAGCTAAAGCTTTTAAGGAGTCTCATTCGCTTTGCAATAATGCGAGGTGTTGAGTGTACGCAATTGGCAGATCTCTTGACTCACGCTGCAGTTGTGGTTGAATGCGCGATTTTTGAATGTTGCTTTGACAGTGATGAAGAACAAGTGCCCAGTCAAACGGACTATGAGATTTATGACCTGATGGATGAGAATATAGATCCTCTTGGTCCCCAAGTCCGAGAAACTTGCATGCATGTCCTGATAGCTTCaaagaaacaatcaagaacATCATATGGTTTAGCCCTTGAGCAGAATGAGCATCGAGTGCTAGTCGAACTTATTGATTCTCTCCTAGATTATCTTACGGGTCTTCTAGGATATTGTGCTAGTTTTCAGGTTCTGGAAAAGGATCAAATGCTAAAACTCCATCAAGGAGTAAAATACTTGAGTATCCTTCTTGAACAGGAGAAGAAACTAGGCGATGAAATTAAGGATCTTATTGGAGTTGTGGTCCATGATGCAGGAACTCTGATCTTCTCCCTTTCTGTCAACGAAATCAAAGAAGGCTTTTCCAAGGAAACAGATCTTGTGTTGTTTCATTTGTACAAAGTTCTCAAGTATATGATGGCAGAGCTTGCGCACAATTATCCACTAACATCACCACATTCATTATTTAATTATCCTAGATCCAATGAGTTGGGCTGTATggattttttcctaaaaaatctCAAGGAACTAGCAAGGTGTGATGAGGCTAATGAGTCAATTGTTTTTCTACAGGATAGAATCCAAAGGATCGAAAAagatcttgaattcttgagacCTGTCCTGGTGAATATCAAGGAGCAGCGCTATCAGAATGGAAAACTCCAAGCTTTTTGGAGTCATGTTATGGAGGCTGCAAACAAGGCAGAGTTATTGATTGACTCAACACTAGTTAGTGATAAATGTGAAGATTCTTTGGATGCTGTTGCTAGAGATATCAATCTTCTGAAGATTGAGGCTTTGGAGATCCAAAATGGTCAAATCCAGAGAGTTAACAAGACGTCCATTCACATACCATCACAACTTATTGCCACCATTCACAATGAAGATCTGGTGGGTCTCGATGACAAGGTGAAATCTATCATTGATCGACTTAGGAGTGGATCAAAGCAGTTGGATTTTGTTCCCATTGTAGGTATGCCTGGGATTGGTAAGACCACATTAGCCAATAAAGTTTATGTTGCTGATTCAGTTACGTCACATTTTCATGTGTGTGGCTGGTGTTATGTCTCTCAAATGTATAGCATGCGTAGTTTGTTAGTTCAGCTTTTGTGTAGTATTTCTTCTGAGAGTCCTGAAAAATATCATAAGAAGGATGAAGATGATTTGGCCAAGGAGCTAAAGCAAGTTTTGCTGAGAAATAGGTATCTCCTTGTTTTGGACGACTTGTGGGACATTGAGGCATGGAATTTGTTGGTAAAATCATTGTCAAATGATGCCAATGGAAGCAGGATTCTTTTCACCAGCAGATTTCAGAATTTGTCTTCAAAATTCAAACCTAATACTGAGCCTTACTATCTCCGCCAACTTATGGACGAAGAGAGTTGGACATTGCTGCAGAAAAAGCTATTTGACAAAGGAGGTTGTCCTTCAACATTTAGTGAAGTTGGATCTCAAATAGCAAAAACTTGTAGGGGCTTACCCCTTACAATTGTCCTTGTTGCTGGAATTCTTGCTACCACTGCACAAGATAGCTGGGAAGAAGTTGCAAAAAATCTTAGTTCTACTGTCCTTGACATTGAATATTGCATGAAGACGCTTGAGTTGAGTTATAATCACTTACCAGATTATTTGAAGCCATGCCTTCTATACTTTGGTGCATTTCGAGAAGATGAGGTCATTAATGTCCGAAGGTTGTTATGGCTTTGGATCTCTGAAGGATTCGTGCAACAGACTGAAGAAAAGAGCTTGGAGGAAGCAGCTTACAACTACTTGATGGCTCTAATTAATAGAAGTTTAGTTATGGTTACCGACCAAAGAACTATGAGTGGTGCCAAAGCCTGCCAACTTCATGATTTGGTACACGAGTTTTGTGTGGAAAAAGCCAAAGAAGAAAGTTTTCTACATATTATTCAAAGTTGGGAAGACCCTTTTAGTCTTGCTGAACCAAGCAGCCACCACCGAGTTTGTGTTCAAAGTAGCTGGGAATTGAAGACTTGGGAGTTAGTGATAATTTTTCCCAATTTACGCTGTTTACTGTTGTTTGGATATGATGCTTTTGGCTGTGAAGAGAAGCCTTCGAGGATTTTGTTACCTAAGCTTCTTAGAGTGTTGGATTTGGGGGATTGGGGCTCTGGTGAATCATTTCCAATGGAAGTTTTATTGCTTGTTCACTTGAGATACCTGGCTCTCTGTGGAATAACATCAATCCCATCTGCAATAGCCAACCTCTCAAGGTTAGAAACTCTCATCATAAAACATCCAGAGAGTAATATTGTGCTGCCAAATACTATTTGGAACATTAGGACATTGAGTTATCTACGTACTATATATTGGAAAAGAGGTTTTATTTTTGCAGTTGGAAATCTTGAAGTAGCCCCAGATTTAGATCATTTGGACACGTTAAACCTTGCAATTGATCCCTTGTCTCAAAACTtgcaaaagttactgaaaaaaTTACCAAGCATCTGCAGGCTAAAATGTATGAGAGATGACGAATCAACCGATGACGAATCAAGAGATGATGAATCAAGAGAAACTACCAGAAATTGTGATGAGATTCTTGTGTTTGACTGTTTGAGTCAACTAGAGTCACTTCATTTGATTGGTTTTCAGGGATATGGGTTTAAATTCGCgttgaatttgaagaagttgactCTCTCAAAGAATGGTCAGCCATGGAGTgaaatttcaacaattggaaagTTGCCTAATCTTGAAGTGCTTAAATTACACGATTCCTCCTTTATTGGGGAAGAATGGGTAATGAAAGAAGGGGAGTTCCCTAACCTCCGAGTCTTGGAATTATTATGGTTGGACATTGGCAGCTGGACTGCATCTTCTGATAATTTTTTCCGTCTTGAGAAATTGGCTGTGCACCAGTGTAGGAAGCTAGAAGAGGTCCCTTCTTGTTTAGGGGAATGTGAGACTcttgaaatgattgaggtgaaatGGTGCCGCGAGTCTGTTGCAGATTCTGTAAAGCAAATTCAGCTAGAACAGATGGATATGGGAAATAAGGATCTAAAGACCGTAATTGAAGATTGTTATGAGGATACACCCATCCTCTCCAAAGAATGGGTCTAA